The Lagopus muta isolate bLagMut1 chromosome 6, bLagMut1 primary, whole genome shotgun sequence sequence TCTAGCATCTATTACAGCATGATACAGTAATTATTTACAGTGGGAGAGCTtgtaacaaatgaaataaaagcttcagcTACTTAATAAAACCATGGTGGTGGGAAGGGGCTACATTCTTACCCTGAGATGCTGGGCAACAGGGAATTAGCAAAGTCAGAGAACTTGCTATAGAACAGTTCCCCGGTGAAACATTTCCAAGCAGTCTCCATTCTTCATAGGAAACTCCTTGGTAGAGGAActagtgtgtgtatatacatcTCCACACAGCAAAAGAGTTCTGAACTGCTTCTTTACATGGCATCACCCTATATACCTCTGTGATattaaaaacacctttttttttttaatgaagtccAAGCTTGCAGTCCGTTTCCTTGCTACTCAAGGTACAGAGGCACtcactccttcctcctctttttgcTCTCGTGCTCGTGTTCCTTAGGGCGGCTGCTATCAGAGGGCCGTTTAGAACCACCGTGTTGCTTAGCTTCTTCCAGAAACTTGTCCAAACCAAAAGGATCCTCCTCAAATTGAACTGGTCCGTCTCTGCCTCTTCCTCTGGTGTTACGGTCGGAGTTAGAAAACTCTTTGTCAGGAACAAACCTGTGGGAGAAGATATTATACTCCAGTGTTTGGGACTTCAGAACAGTAATTAAGagtattctgtttttattttcttacctaTTGGTCTTAATTCGAGCCTCTAGGTCATCACCATACATATCCTTATCAACATTTTTACTTGGTCTGTAGATGTTTTGAGCCATATCTTTGCCACTTCTCCAGGGCTGGTCATAAACATTATAAATCTCATCCTCTCCTCCAGCAAAGCCACTATCCATACCCTGTGAAGGAGAAAGGTGTACAGCTGTATAATGCAAATGAGTGCCAAACTTCAGCTACTTCATTTTAACATCAAGATACGGGCTTGCTGTCATGCAGATATGAAAACATGCCATGATATGATTTACTATTATTTCTATCAAGTTCAAGCTCTTCATATGCTATGAGTGGTTTTGGGTCTGAGATAAAGTCCAGACAACGTAACACCATGTTTACAAGCTTCAGTCAGGACTACTTCTACactgccagaaagcagcaggaaggactGCAGGCCATTCATATTTCAGAATAATCCATCATCTCAGTCTGCCCTGCAAGTACAGCTGGCTATAAAAGCCAAGTGCAGCCATACAGAAATGCATATTAATCAGAATTTCTGGCAAATGTGATTTAAGCTGACTCATCTAAATCACACACAAGTTTATGTAAGCCATGGAAGTAGGAGAGATGCCTGCTTGCTCAGTTCTGATTTGTCAGCTGTCCCTTCTGCCTACAAGTCTTTCGTTACAGGCATGGAAAAGAACGACTGATACACTGCAGGACTATTGTGGGACTTCTAAAAGCCTCATCTCTCTTTTTAATCTCTCAATAGTAAGAACTTCAGGGACAAATGTTTCTGTTATCTGTATATTCAGAAGGTTTTATATTATAAACAGTAATGAGAGTGGCAACTATTTACTTGCTGCTCTTTCAGAGCACATTCTCCTTATTCAATCAGTACAATTACACAAAAGAAAGCGAAGCTACTGGAACTTGAAGGCAAAATAGCTTTTCTCTCCTACTTTTCTCCCCACAGACCCAATCCACTTCAGAACAGTTACACATTCGGCTACAGAGTAGGGAGATTAGCAGTTTGCTACCCATTAAGTAGAGATTCCTCAGAGCTCATCCACACCATCCATTAAAACAAGGTTCCCTCTGGACTCCAGCTGTGCCCGCTGGAACGCGTTTGCTTGTTCTCACAAAACTACACAACTGTGACAAGGTATTTTTACCTTGCTCTGGTTGAACAGCCTCTGGTCATACTGGACTTCATTAGATGGCCTGGGGTTGGGTACACCTAGTGCAATGACTTCACTGAtatctctgttttcatttctctgcagctttgacctgaaatgaaaattctgaGTTTTATTAAGTCAGAtaaaccttttttgtttttaaaaaacatgctCAATTGCGACCCGTTTCTCTATTAGTAGCTCACTATTTGCCCCAGATACCAGATTTTAACTGGTACTGTTTCTCACTAGGTAACATTTAAAATTTGTCTCCTGGCAAAGGAGACATTTGGGAAACTTATGTTCAGGCTAAGCATGACATTTAAATTTACTTTCCACTGTCTGCAATTTATATCAAGCTGATTTGGgctaaaatgtcttttttttttgcacaaacTAGTACAATTATATTCTTGAAAGGCTGGGCAATCTAATTTTAAGATATTAGAGATTTTAAGCTCCAGAAACCATTTGTCCTCAAGAAATCTAGCTTGTGCAAACAAGTTACTTCCATTTACATTCACAgatcaaaacacattttaaatgtaCAGTTTCAAGAAAATTCTACTGATTATATTTCAATCTCACTGAAAACACAGGTATCAACCTCCTTCTGTGAACATGGTAATAAAGTCTGAATATGCTGAGGATCTGCCAACCAACCAATCCTCTCCTCCCCCAGAAGGGCACAAAAAACCCcacccaaaacaacaacaacaaataaatagtGAAAGTCTTCTCTTTATctggaaaaatcaaaatttcttAAATCAGCCATGTCTGACTGCAGATAGTCTAAGCTTAACTTTCCAAAGACATGGATTCTACAAACAAGTGCTATATTGACTAAAATTTACCCCAGGCTAGCCCCACACTTCCTTTCAACTTAGAACACTTTACATTCATTAAGTGTTATGGTTGCAATCCAACTATTTCCTGTATATAGCCAGCGACGCTAACAGAGCTTGAAGCCCTTATCACACAACACTCCCATAGTCTAACTCAGTTATACCATTCCATACCAGTGAGCATCTCCACAACGTAAAATCCAGGTACTGATGTCAAGGAAATGGAGAAAGCTGTATTCAATAGCTTCCATAGTGGGGAATCCTGTATCAGTACAGTAATAAAGCAGCTTCTTTGTTTGTGACTCACCTTTTATCAGGAGCTGCCCTGGAGAGATTTCTGTCGTGCTGTCTCTCTTTGCGCCGGTCATGTcttatttcatctctttctctaGCTTCTCCATCCTCTGAACACATGCAAGATTGCTTATTACAGACAGCTACTGAAGTCTGAATTAACTACAGCACAGACATTGGCACAGTGATTCAGTTCAATACTCATTTCCAAAAGAGAAGTGACCCTCAGCACTGTATGTTAGGTTTTAACTAACCGGACATAAGGAGAACACTAACTTGCTCACTTAAACATACTTGATAAGAGACCTACAGCAGACATACACAACAACTATGTTTCCTGAACTTTAAAGAGCTCAGAATTTTTGTCATTCTACAAATTAACACCCTAAATACCTGCTGATGATTGTATCAGACCCTTTTCTGTGTTACACGTTAGTATAAAAATGCCATTCAAACACAGGCATCTTGAAGAACATTCTGTAACTCATTATCACCAAATCTCTTGGGCTGGAATATGTCTACCCCTGCCCCAAGCAAGATGAATGCTGAAATCAAACCATATTGCTCTGAGCTTTCCCCTTCAGGTCAGGAAACCCTCCATGGATAGACATtcaacctctctggacaacccattccactgttttttttttttgtcctgatGGGAATTTTTTCTCCTCCTACACTGTTTGAAGTACCCACTTGAGATTTTAACCATTAACTCATTTTTCCATGGTGTAGCTGTTAATCTCTCCATAGGAAGCCTGACATTAGGTTAACACCAAGCTCTCTGTTCCGCAGGCAGAACACACTTCATTCTCTCAGCATCTCATCACGCAGATGCTCTGCCCACCCGGCCATTTTGGTGACCCTCCACTGCAGTCATTCCTGTTCATCAATGCCTGTCTTGAACCGAGAGTCTCTTAAGTGGACACTATTCCAGATGCAGGCTAGCACATGACcagtaaaggaaaaacaactctGTCCTTCTGGCTGCACTCCTGCTGATGCAGCTTAGTATGCCCGTAGGAATACTGCTGCCAGGGCATGCTGCtagcttttcttcagcattttgtcCACTAGGACTCCCAGGTGCTCCTCAACagatctgctctgcagcctgctaGTTCTCAGCCTGTACTCTTGGAATCAGATTAGTCCATTTCAGCTGCAGTATATGATCATATTCTCCAACTTTAAGTGACATTAAGAGAACTGCTTTGTAAGTTCAGCACCTTGATCTCTGAAATGTCACTTCAATCAAGACATAAGACACCACAGTGGTACAATTTAGTTAGGTTATTAGATTCTGAGCCTGGTAGCCAAAGCTGCCTCTCTTTAAGACCAATTATAACAACATCAGAGACAGAATACTGCATTTACCATCTTTGGaaacttaaagatcatttagttctcATAGACAAAGTCAAAACAAGCCattcctgaaaaagaaattagattAGAACAGTCCATGAAAGCCATTACTTTGTACTGATCCAGTTATAGTGATCAATTCCTCAATGATCTCCTTAAACCTAGGATTGAAATTCAGATCCCCACAAATTAAGCAAACATGTTGGCTGTTAAGGAAAGATGTAAAAACCAGATGTTACATTTATAGTTAACATTTGggtattttaatttctcaggTTATTTCTGCAAACCTATGCTTCAGagagtgtaaaaaaaaaataaatcccaaaaCCAGACAACCCCACAGTATCTCAGCAACAAAGAAATGTACCTTTTTCAACATGGGTTTTGATTcctgctcttctttctcttgctttctggGCCATTTCTCGGAGCTTTTCctcatgtttctctttttctttctgagccaTTTTCCTCTCCACCTGGGCACGCATCTCCACAGCCTCACGAGCCTGCACACATAAGACCCCTAGTTAGCACCAGATCATCTGTGCTGGAGTTACACAGTAAACAGGGGAAGAATTGAGTCCTATAGTTGAAGTTCAAAACCAGGAAAATATCACAGTTCGAGCTGAGGAACAACAGACATGACCTCCAATAATTTAATCCATGCTGAACCACTGATTCAAACATACAGGGGATAAAAACGTTACAGGAGCCTAGAAGCAGGAGACCAAAAAGCTATAGCTGTTCCCCAAGCTGATTTTCCCAAGGAATTAAACACATAATAAAGGTAAAACCACATGGAACAGAACAGTTTAAACAACCAACTGACCTTTCTGTCAGCTATATAGAGAGCCTCAGCAAGCTTGGCAAAGTTCTCATTAATGTGAACAGTCTGCAGTCCTCTTCCATCTGCAGCCAGCCGCTTGTCTAACGGGATGGTGTAACCCTAAAGGGGAGGCAGGCAGTTACAGAAATTAGCAAggtttttaatagcaaactttATTACATTTATCGggtaagaaaacaacaaaaaaatacactatCACAGAACTCAGCCAATCATTAATTTACCTCCATGGACTTTCTTTAGATGTACTCCAAATTCGTATCAGGCAATACTAAGCTTCCCTCCAATtccatcccaccccaaatcTAGATCACGTTTTCCCTTCAAGTATGAGTGAGAATGAATTTCTGGTtaagctctgctttttgctttaagAATTGTAGGTGACAGCTTTCCTACTCTCTAGGTAGTtttaccatttctttttaaaactcgATTTCCCTGAAATGCTCTCATTAAGAGATCAGCTGActcaaaaatgagaaattacGGGTCAAGGCTGCAAGCAAAAGCAAGAGACACTACATGCCTGCATTCAGAAGCTGAAATCTGCAAGTATCTATAGATATTTTAAGATTCTTCAGATAACTCTACaaaatttttgctttggttttagcATCTGTAACCTAAAATTTGATCTACTAATTAGTGTCAGTCCCAGCGATGCAGCTGTGTTGGGGTAGGAAAAATAACATCAGTGCATGCAGCTGTCCTTTCTCCATTTGAAGAGGCTGTCTCACAATAACAGCTGAAGTTCAAGAGCTAGATTGGTCATTGCAGCATGTTCTAAGTTCTCATTTCCCTCTGAATGTAAACTTACTGCTGATAAAACCAAAGGTATAAGACATAACTACTCAAACAAGAAATAGCTAAGCTAGCCTATGATAAAAACTAATTAGTATAAGAATGCAAGAAGGATAACTTGCTGGAGATTCAGACAAGTATTAAGAAGAAACATGCTTGATTCTCTaagaactttcctttttttcagttcagatgGCTTTACTGCATCAGCTCCAGAGACTTTGGTTTGCTCCATATACAGCACTATTACGGGGATTTTAACTAAtaccatttttctcctttcaaagtGTATAATCTCAGCCATGTATTCTCAGTTCTATACTGCTGTCATTTTGACAACTATGcaccagagagaaaaaatctGAGCTGTACAACTGTGTATTctctgtgctgga is a genomic window containing:
- the SNW1 gene encoding SNW domain-containing protein 1 encodes the protein MALTSFLPAPTQLSQDQLELEERARAQRSRQTALVSSRREPPPYGYRKGWIPRTLEDFGDGGAFPEIHVAQYPLDMGRKKKMSNALAVQVDAEGKIKYDAIARQGQSKDKIIYSKYTDLVPKEVMNVDDPELQRPDEETIREITEKTRAALEKSVSQKIAAAMPVRAADKLAPAQYIRYTPSQQGVAFNSGAKQRVIRMVEMQKDPMEPPRFKINKKIPRGPPSPPAPVMHSPSRKMTVKEQQEWKIPPCISNWKNAKGYTIPLDKRLAADGRGLQTVHINENFAKLAEALYIADRKAREAVEMRAQVERKMAQKEKEKHEEKLREMAQKARERRAGIKTHVEKEDGEARERDEIRHDRRKERQHDRNLSRAAPDKRSKLQRNENRDISEVIALGVPNPRPSNEVQYDQRLFNQSKGMDSGFAGGEDEIYNVYDQPWRSGKDMAQNIYRPSKNVDKDMYGDDLEARIKTNRFVPDKEFSNSDRNTRGRGRDGPVQFEEDPFGLDKFLEEAKQHGGSKRPSDSSRPKEHEHESKKRRKE